Within Methanomassiliicoccales archaeon, the genomic segment GGATATACTGGGATGATTATCAGAATCCCTACTATAACCGGGCAGTCAAAATGAGGAAAGTCCGCTCAAACCCAGATGGCATGCCTCCTCCTGAGGGAGGCCTCGGTCTGTCCAAGACGCTCCATGAGAATCGGAATGAGAGCGTCGAAGAATAGGAATGCCGCGTTCTCGAAGATAGTACCTAAAGGAGCCATCTTGGTACGTTTCTCGTCCTCGCAGATGGGAATTTCGAGGACCAGGTTCGAGGCATGAGCAAGTTTGGAGTGTGGATTTGATGTGATAGCCACCACCTTGGCTCCCACCCTTCTCACGATATTGGCAGTCTGGATGCAGGACATCGTCTCTCCTGTGTTTGAGAATATCATGACGAGATCCATCTCCCGTACAATCGGTGTTGTCATCTCACCTACGAAGTGGACCTTGAGTCCAAGTTGAACCAGCCTAACGGCAAATGCCTTTCCTACGAGCCCGGACCTCCCAACACCGTAAACGAAGACGGTTCGGGCCGATATTATGGA encodes:
- a CDS encoding SIS domain-containing protein, with the protein product MNDELSYIVSRVQKTLERVDQKAVDDVINSIISARTVFVYGVGRSGLVGKAFAVRLVQLGLKVHFVGEMTTPIVREMDLVMIFSNTGETMSCIQTANIVRRVGAKVVAITSNPHSKLAHASNLVLEIPICEDEKRTKMAPLGTIFENAAFLFFDALIPILMERLGQTEASLRRRHAIWV